The Coffea arabica cultivar ET-39 chromosome 6e, Coffea Arabica ET-39 HiFi, whole genome shotgun sequence genome contains the following window.
CCCTTTAAGTATTTGTTAGTAGAATGAGAAGtagtttttgtttgttttactcCATTTTTTGGCATGTTCATCTGAGAGGTAGCTATTTTAGGGTACTGTGCCGATAAGATTAAATTCACGGCTAGACATAGAGTAAGAATTATCATCAGAtcttaaattattttaaaagttTAAATTACTAAATACTGTGGCAATATGCAAGTAAATTAAAATCATGAGTAAGTACTACTATATTCGAAAGGGACTATAGCGTTTTTGTAGTAGAAAAGTTTTCTTCAAAGCTGTTAATGATACCATTGAAAATCTCGAAATAATTAGGCTTTAGAAGTGATTAATGAGTGCTTACACTATCTGCCTATGTAAAGTAGAATGATTTGTGGATAAACTGTAAAGTTGGTTGGACTTTTGAGAAAACTATCTAAAACCTTTTCTTATTATTACAGGTGAAGTTAAAGGAGGGAGATCGTACTTGAGAATCTGCAGGGATATTTGCAATAGGTGAACATTGAGTTGTCAATGTACGTGGCCATAGTACTTTGACAACGATATATTACgtatttatttttattgaaaattgggataatttcagaaaccttccctGAGGCATCTGATAGTTTCACTGCCCACCCCCAAACTTCTAAAAATAATCACTAACCTTCCTTAAAATCGATTTTCTTGTAACAATTTAGCtcagttcaaaaaaaaaaaaaaagtaacaataaaaaaataatttcaggTGCGAGAAGATTTATTTATGTTAAAAGTGCCCCTCAATGGTAATTTTGATTCATGCTAAAAACAATTCAGACTCTTATAATCTGAGAATCAAAAACACTTATTTGACTGTCCAACGATCAATTTAATTTGAGGGTATAATATCTAATAGTGATCGTAAAATTGTCCTATTATTTCGATGAAAACACCTGAAAATCTAGATATGCGACGTATATGCACAACTAAATTTCCATTATCTTGCCAAATAACATATCATACATTTATGCATCTTcatatgaaaaattttgtatGCTGACACTAGAAATAAAGATTTACTCCTTTAATTGGTTAGTGTGACTTGAAAGTAAGATATACTAGTACTGACTAACTTGATATacaatttctcaaaaacaaaaaaaaaaaaaaactttatacACAAAACAGATCGAAATCTTTCTTGGAAATCTTTTCATGTTAGTTGAAACACTAATGTCCCATTtgattgttattttttgaaatttttataaaaaaaagtatatactgtaacgatttgatatacgTGACGGcgtaaaaagatgattgataAATATAGTCACGGAAAGTTAAATATTAACTTGCTAgattcataaaagttgtaaatGGAAACTCTGCTGTTGTCTTGTGGTATGAGTATTACTATAGGCTACTCCAGTGTACAAAAGGGCGCGTGGGTACTGTATTGGAGTAGCTAGTTGGTCAGGACAATGGATTTAGTTGGGAAAATAGAAGAAGGATCTTTCAAGGGAGGCAAGGCCGGCAAAGTGTCATCCTCAGCAATTCCTCTCTCTGTCCCTCTCTGTAATTATGGCCTTTCTGGTAGTTCGGTACGCAAATGCAAAATTTCTGTTCAGTGCATTTGATTTCTATCCAGAAACTCCGGCGAAAGGCATCGGTGAAACTTGTAATTCTACCAATACTGAAAACGAGACTTAAATTGTTCCATCTGTTTAGGTTGCCATCTTTTATGTCATGACAGCTTCAGAATGGTTATAAAAATGAAACCAGTTGTCATTACTCTGCTGCATTTTAAATGTGCAAAGAAGCCAAAAGGTTAATCTCTTCCCCACATTTCTGCATTGAATGGTACTGTTTGTGTTTCTACATACTTAATATTCTTGAAAAAACACTACAAATACATACTGTAACAGTACATAAATTTATTAGGATGAGATAAGACAAGACAAGACAAACGAAACATCACCACCAATCAATTTCTCTAGCTGTGATTCATTGGACGGTTGGTGGGCTGGACTTAAATTCTATGTAAATCGTCATCTATGCCATTTTTATCTACTGTTGGTTAGTAGCCATTGACTGCGAACAATAAAAGACGCTGCAGCGTAGTTATTAAATCGGACTCAATGATTCGACCGGTCAATCCTGTGAACAAATCATCTAGTCGGTTGGGTTAGTATGTTATTTTACCTTTAGTGTAAATGGTTGGTTTTAAATTCGAAACGTCTCACTTACACTCCTTTCTTCCGTACCGTCCAATCGATCCCTCTTTTCTCTAGTTAGGTTAGTAGTTAAATAGGATACAGGAGAAACTCGTTAACCCATCAATGATTTGTCAGCTTAATCGATGAATCTCAAAAAGCTGACGATTCAACCAATAATtcaatatttttgttatttttaattattcaaACATATTAATTTACTATATGATCTAATCTCCGATTTAATCGATAAGCTTGTTCTTGAACCACTAACCTATTAAACTGGTGACCTTACCAAGTTGAGGTCTGGACCGGGTTTAATAATTATATCTTGCAGGCATTACGAGAACTAATAAGGTGTTTATAAATAGGTGAAAATGAGTTTTACCACGTGATATTATATTGTTGGCAAGGTTTTATTAGCTCAAGATACCCCTACTTTTGTAAATAAATATattgataaaatttttttttttttttttttgtaactcgTTTAGAGTGAAATGAAATGCGGAATATATTCCTTCATTTAACGACAAAAGCTAGCATCCCAAAATGGCCCGCATTTTGTTTGTACATTTGCGTGCATTGGTCTTGGTCATTGACCCAAACAATATCTTTCATGTCGGCCTAGTCCACAGATCATTTTGTCCAGGTTAAATAATTGCGTTGGAAATGGGGCTGACCTCAAGGAACCTTATCCAATCTGAGGCCCAGTGTAAGGAAAAAACTCATATTAGTTGAATTTGCCCAACACAAAAATTCACacattttgttttaaaaaactttatcacggttcaaaaaagaaaaatgattccCATTCAATCATACTATCTAGTGGTCATGATTACAGTAAAATTGCAAGAGTTTACGccaaattcaataaaaattaCACAAATCAGTTTGAACTGAATAGAACTTAACTCGCGAGGTTCCGAGTATCAAAATATTTGGGTGTGCCTCATGTATAAACTAACCAAATATTTGGGCTTGTTAAAGTGCAGTAACAGGCTGGACTGATGTGGCATGCTAGGAAAACAAGGATGTGGATATTAATTTGTAGACCAATTAAAGAATGTGCACAGGTCACCTAAAAGTGGACCTcgtttgggtttggaatgagtgACTGATAGCGATTCCTCCTTACTTCTCAAGGCCCAAACAAGGCTGAAAAAAGCTACAGTGCTATTTTAACTTGTGGGGCTCTGTGCCgcaaatgcatttttttttatttgataaagACATTACAGActtataaaagggaaaattatttaaaaatagaaaataaagacTAAACTCTAGCAAGAGAGCACAATAGAATTTAGTAACGATTATTTTTCATAGAACTGCATAAAGCAGTATTGGAAAGGAAAATTTCTTAATTTTGGAATCAAGATTTACATGTAAAATTCCTAAATTCTTAGTATTAGAGTTTGGAAGATTTGAATAAGAATTGAATAATATAAATTATGgaatcttcaaaaaaaaaatcacaatagaTTGATAAtggtaaaaaaataaagtatgCTAAAAATATGTtatgttttttgaattatttcttTGGTCCATTATTTCACATGAttaataagaaattttcatcatttgtaataaaaaaacaacaacTCTCAAGCAATGTTTGGGTTAATAGAAAGGGTaggattttaatgaaaaaacaaataaatcaaagtGGAGCAAATTGTTTCTAATAATCTTGTTGGATTATGtatacaaagaaagaaaagaaacaccaAATATTTTAGAAAAGATAGGAAAGAATAGATTATGTGTAGTTATATTTTATCcataacttaataaaatctAATTGTAAACGTATTTTAACACTTTGCTCTCTTTTTTATCTTCATATTCATCTTGTTATTCTTAcgaaaaatttataaaataataatatccCTATAGGAATTTTAATCTCTTCTGGGAATAAGAAATTACAAGAACTACTAAAATATAGAAGAAGAATGTTAAAAATGTTAACAATTATCATTATAAAATTCAgtattcaagattttcaaacttttttatATTCCAAATTATGGTTAATTTAGTACAATTGATTCAATTGTTTCTCTCCATATAACTACATAATATTTCCTAAGTTGTAAGGATAATAAAGTCATTGACCTCCAAGCATTGGCCCCAAATGGCAAATAGGGGAGATAAGTGTTATTTTTAAAATGGGATAATTTGAGAAACTCCCTTGAGGTTTCCGACAATTTCACTCAACTCCGCCAAGGTTTCAATAATTACATAGACCTCTCTTGATCCAATCAAATGATTAAAATGTCTTCCGCTTAATTGTTAACTCATAAAGGGACATTTACATCAAAAAAATACTTCTTATTATTCTATTTgctattttctaattttaaagAACAATTTCCattaattttctaattttcatctCTTCTTCCCTCCTTCCATCTCCCTTTCATactcttctctctttttctcctacAACCACTTCTCCCTCTCACCAAATACCGCACTCCATTGTTACCAATTACATCACTATTAATTTTTTACCGTCTCCAAAATTTATCTATATTTTTTTGTCTTCATGTCTCTTTCTTACTATAAAACTTttagatctttttttttcaatagtttTACTTGTTACAAAGGTTAGCCAATTGAAGTTACCAAATTAACAAGATACAGATTGTAGATTTTATTGTCAAACTAAGGGAAGATGAAAAAGGTGGCAGTGATatagagaaaaaaatgaaattgagagTTGGAAGATAAAGAAGTGACTATTATGTTTGTTAAGCAAAAAAGTCTAGCAATTAAAAAAAACTCATTGGTTCTCTCTTTTATTTACCTATTGATTGTGGTTTTATTATTAACGTAGAATTTTGTCTCTATTTCTAAGAGTGCTAAAGCAATGATGAATTATGTTCTTAGGGACATGGTGGCattttttggtttagtattgGTAGTGGTGGTAATGTGTCCATTAGGCAAGAATTAGCAAGTAATGAATTTTATGACGAGTTGGAGTCACTGGATTCTATTTGTTTTAGTGAGTATGCCAAGCACAAAAAGCTAAAAATTAAaatcttattttgttttgtcttcTTCTCTAAAAGAAGTGTATTTTAGGATATTTGTGAAAAATTATAGGTTATTGGGTCTATATTGTTACATAAACCTTAAAAGCGAGGGAGGtaataagtgtaatttttaaagcTTGAAGGGAGTTCTCTACAATTGttaaaatctcaagggaggtttctgaaatcatCCCTTTTAAAATCTTAAAGAAATGGACACTTGTAAAATGCACACTAAtactatataaaaaatttactaTTTGTTTAATCTCTATTTAATTTGAAAGACGAAGGATGAAGTTGATGGAGTAAATACAATAATAGCCACTGAAGTGGATCTAACAAGCATCTAGATTGAAAAGAAAGCTTACTAGTAAGACATACTATATTATATTATGTTATGTCGAGGCAAAGATATATGTCCAACGTTTTATCTCATCTTATTTGAAGTACGTACAAGTCTCTTTCTTGCAAAACCCCTCCTCTCATCACTCTCTTTTTTGTCTCAAATTGTTTCTAGAAGCATTTATGAAAAGTGCACTCAATCTACCGTTAGGTATCCTACGTTTTGTTTAAAATGATGCACTAACACTTTGGCAGTACTGCTGACAAAAGGCACATAACAAAGCATACGTTAAATAGATTTGATTACATCATCTGAGTACACCaaatcttgggaaaaaaagAATTGATCCAATTTGATAATCTTTTGCGTGAATGAATTAAACTAGAACCCATATGATATGGGTCGGCTTAACAAAATAAAGACAGGTGCTCCTGCAGGGACCCAAACAAAAGCAGTCACTATTTACTACTGGATGTATGCTACTACCTGTGGAATATTATATGGGCACTATCAAACAAAATATTAGCATCTagagaagaaataaaacatttataaCTTTGCATTTCCCCTTGTTTCTTCCCCAGAAATGGCTTGGTGTGGAACAAATTGGGGGCCATTATAGGCAACCTACTGGATTACATGTGAGGTAAAGCCAAATAAACTCACAAACTAAAAGTTAAAAGGTTCCAATTTGGGACCTTATGATTTACTAGCACATTAATGAAACTTTAACCAACCGTAGTCGGGGCTGTTGGTCAGGAGTTTCATACTTTGCTTGGTAAATTAGGGTTCGTCTGATAGATTAGGATTCGAACTTATCTGCAAGATGTGGGACTAGGGAGGAGTTAGGGGAAGGGGGAAGGTAAATGAAAAGGAAACAAACAAGCCAGATTGATGAAATTAGGGAAATTATAACAATAGTGAATAGGCCAACTTATTATAAGAGTACATTGTACTATTTAAATTATGTGCATTAATTCTCCAGAAGCTCGTCAGACTTCCTACATTTGGCCAATATGTATTTCGGAAGTATTTGTCTTGTGCTATCAATACTTGTTTTCTTTATTCTCCTAACAGGTTCTTTCTTGAAGGGGCAAGCATCTCTCTCAGCTTAAAGTAAATGTCACAAACTCTCGTGTTTTCCTAATGGCAAACATGATTTAATGGATGTCCTGAGACCATTTATGTGTTACGTAACTATATAAATAAATCCTACTATGAACTTAGACACATTTAAATCGCAACAGATTTTCTGTTCCATatcctgtgccactctctgtcccactttttattatattgctatttctcctacataaatatcatgttttaattcttttttgtttccttaacatTCAATAGCTGCTATTAGCtaagtaatacacaaaatttaacaaactcaaaaaatcaaaatgcataaaaaatgagattttttatgaattttctactatattttttaattttctattatatattaactttttgaacatgttgtatttattttttatttaaataatagttattgaatgttaaggaaacaaaaaagaactaaaacatgatatttatgtaggagaaatagtaatataatacAAAGTGGGATAGAGAGTGGCACAGGGTAtaggacagaagatccgttgcgcatTTTTTAAATTGCCTACTTGGCGTCTTCTTCTCAAGTCTTGTGATAAATGCATAACTGTATCCAACCAACAGAAAGTGGGTTTTGCCAAGATGACACTAAAGAAGGTATATAGGAATTGGCTATTTGAATTAATTAGCTGTTCTAAGACTAGCAAAAAATGGTCCAGTTTCTGGGATTTATTTCTATTTCCCCACTAGATTATCAACGTCCAtgcttttatcttttgtgaaaATTAAGCATCAAACATGGACGTTAATGTAAATCAAGTAAAACACAACAACGTAACAGCCATAAGGACGACTTTCAATACTGTTGTTAAGGAAATCATGTCGTAACCTTGGGCATCATAAGAAGgaatttctttcaaaatttttcttaaagaaaGAATATAGAAATTGCTCTACGATCATGGTTATGATGGTAGAGTGCAATTAATGTCGAAAATTTGTTTGATTTAAATTGTAGATGGAAATATGTTATGACTGTGAGACAGACACAGTTAATTTTAAATGAGTATCAAAATGTGTTAGTACAGTTATgttatgagtaaatcttatacacACTaacggtgtatacactatcacggttgGATATACGACATAAATACAatatttgagtttcaaattcaaattcgaattatgtGTCATACATCTAATGGTGAAAGTGTATACTATGTcagtgtatagaagattaatccttACGTCGTTCTTTTAGTACTTTGCATTTATTGTGTCAGTATCTACGTCTATATAAGATGTGCTTTAAATAACCTTAAATATTTAGCATTATTTAAAATCATTAATTTAGCACTAAAAAATAAgacaggaaaaagaaaagaaaaacacaaattCCAGGAGCTAGATTGTGCACAGACTCACCCTCCTAAGATTGTGGCCCACTAGGAAACTTCAAGACCACCAATATGCTAGCCAAGATTAGGGACGTGCACATGGCACAAAACCACTGGTCACAACTCTAATTTGGGATAAGGAAACGGATGACATTTTGATTTTGTATGAAATGAACCCCTTCCGTTTATGTCACACATAATTTTAAGTTTTGTACGCCAATCACCACTCCACCCCAGTTGAAAGTCTGTGTGCTGATCGAGTTCTTGAGATCAAGAGGTGAGAAAATGGCTTCCATGACCATGACAGCCTCATTCCTCGGTGGCTCAGCCATCACCAAGCCACTTCCCACCGCTGCGGCCGGTCGCCGGGGAGCCCTAGTGGTCAAGGCTTCAAAGGTGTCTGAGGGTGAGAAGATGGTGATGAACAACAAGGAAGAAGGCAGCAACGGAAGGAGGGATTTGGTGTTTGCTGTTGCGGCTGCTGCTGCATGCACCCTTGCTAAAGCTGCCATGGCCGATGGGATAGAGCCAAAGCGTGGAAGTCTTGAAGCCAAGAAGAAATATGCACCTATTTGTGTCACAATGCCTACTGCCAGAATCTGCCACAAATGAGAAACTTCTTGATTctagcaatatatatatatatatgtatatatatttcttGATGCTTATTTGTTGATTTGGAAGTATCAGAGAGGAATGTAAAACCTTATCCTTCTCATAATGCTAATTAACGCTTCTCAATTCTAGAGAAATATTTTGGA
Protein-coding sequences here:
- the LOC113697312 gene encoding photosystem II 5 kDa protein, chloroplastic-like, producing the protein MASMTMTASFLGGSAITKPLPTAAAGRRGALVVKASKVSEGEKMVMNNKEEGSNGRRDLVFAVAAAAACTLAKAAMADGIEPKRGSLEAKKKYAPICVTMPTARICHK